Genomic DNA from bacterium:
AGGCGACGATCTCGTTCATCGTCTGGCCGGCATCGGCCACCAGCTTGGAGCCGGACTCGACCTTGTCGACCGAGGTGCCGATCAGCGCCTTGATCTCCTTGGCCGCCTCGGCCGAGCGCTGGGCGAGGTTGCGGACCTCGCCGGCGACGACGGCGAAACCCCGGCCCTGCTCGCCGGCGCGGGCGGCCTCGACGGCGGCGTTGAGGGCGAGGATGTTGGTCTGGAAGGCGATGCCGTCGATGACGCCGATGATGTCGGCGATCTTCTTGGAAGACGAGTTGATCTCCTGCATGGTGGAGACGACCTGGGAGACGACCGAGCCGCCCTTGGCGGCGACCTCGGCACAGCAACTCCCGCACGTGCTTCTCGATCACGGGGTCGTCCTCGGCGCGCACGGACTCGAAGTGCGCGTAGACCCTGCCGGCGCCGTCTATCAGGAACACCTGCGGCGTCCCCGTGAGGCCGAACTGCCGCGCAATGCGTCCCCCGGGGTCCGGGACGACGGTGTACCCCTGGCGGATCCCGATCGCGCGGAGCTTCTCCACCCGCTCGGCCACCTGCTCGGCAGACGTCCCTTCGCCCTCGACGGCGAGCACGTCCAGCCCCTTGTCCCGATACGTCGCCTGCAGCCGGTCCAGCGCCTGCATCGCCCGCGTCGAGGTCGCCCGCCGCCAGTCCCAGAAGAAGACTGCGACGCGGCGGCGCGCCACGATCTCGCCGAGGTTGACCGGACGACCCTCCAGATCGACCGCCTTGAACTGCGGCACGATGTCGCCGCGCTTCGCCGCCGAGACGGGGGCCGGAACGAACGCCGCGGCGAGAAGGGCCACGCCCGCGGCCACTGCCACCACTCCCCGGTTCATGCTCGTCCGTCCTCCCGTCCCGCAACGGCGGGGGAGTCTACCGACGGCCATTCCGTCCTGTCAATCATCAGCGCCGGGCTCCGCCGGCGCCGGCCGCTCGCCCCGCCGCCCCGCGTACCAGCCGACCTGTCTGAAGATCCCCCGCAGGGCGCGCACCTCGCGCTCGTCCGGCCCGGCGCGCCCGATCAGCCGCCGGAAGACGCGCATCATCCGCGCCGGGTTGTCGGCGTGCAGGTAGCCGATCTCGAGGAGCACGCGCTCCATGTGCCCGTACAGGCTCTCGAGCTCCACGGTCGTCGCCCGGCGGCGCCCCGAAGGCGGGCCGTCCGCCGCGCCGGTGGCGAGGAAGAGCTCGTAGGCGAGGACGAGGACCGACTGGGCAAGGTTGAGCGAGCCGAACCCCGCGCTCGAGGGGATGGTCACGAGGCGCTGGCAGTACTGCAGCTCCTCGTTCGTCAGCCCGCTGTCCTCGCGCCCGAAGAGCAGCGCGGCTTCGTCGCTCCCCTCGAGTCCGCACACTTCCGCGGCGAGCGCGCGCGGCGTCACCCTGCCGCGCCGGCCCGAGCCGCCGCGGCGCGTCGTCCCGGCGACGAAGCCGAAGCCCGCAAGAGCCGCGCCAAGGTCGTCGGCGACGACAGCGCCCTCGAGGATCGGCTTGGCGGCCAGCGCCATCCGATAGGCGTCGGGGACGAGGAAGTCGACGGGCCGCACGAGCACGAGGCGCGAGAGCCCCATGTTGGCCATCGCCCGCGCCGCCGCGCCGATGTTCCCCGGTTCGCGGGGCTCGACGAGGACGATGGCAACCCGCGAGAGCAGGCCGCGGGGCGGGGGCGGGGCCGCGCGGACGCCGCCGGCCACGCGTCGCGTCCTACTTGCGCAGGCGGATGCCCTTGCCCTGCCAGAGGAGGACGATCGGGCTGGCGACGAAGATCGAGGAGTAGGTCCCGATGAGCACCCCGAGCAGCATCACCCAGGCGAAGTCGCGGATGATCTCCCCGCCGTAGACGTAGAGCGCCACCAGCACGATGACCACGGTCAGCGCCGTCAGGACCGTCCGGCTGAGCGTCTCGTTGATGGAGAGGTCGATCGTGTCGCCGAGCGTCTGGCGCGCGCCGCGGCGCAGGTTCTCCCGGATCCGGTCGAAGACGACGATCGTGTCGTTCGTCGAGTAGCCGGCGATCGTCAGGATCGCGGCCAGCACCGGCAGGGTGAAGGTCTTGCCGAGCAGCGTGAAGAGCCCGAGCGCGATGACCACGTCGTGGGTCGTGGCGACGATGGCGCCGAGGGCGAACTTGAACTCGAAGCGCCAGGTGATGTAGCCGAGGATGAGCACGAGCGAGACCATCACGGCCCAGAAGGCCTGCGCCCGCAGGTCGGCGCCGACTTTCGGCCCGACCATCTCCACGCGCTGGATCTCGTAGGCGCCCGCCCCGAACTTCCCGTCGAGGGCCTTGCGCACCTCGGCCTCGACGCCCTTGACGTCGGTCGTCGACATCTCGGTGGCCAGCAGCACCGACTGGCGGTCGCCGAAGTACTTGATCTCGCTCTTGCCGAGACCGACCGTGTCGAGCCCGCCGCGCACCGCGTCGATCTCGACCGGCTGCTTGAACTTCAGCTCGACGTTGCTGCCGCCCTTGAAGTCGATCCCGTAGATCAGGCCGCCGTGGCGCACCAGCGCCAGCACCGCGAGCAGGATCGCCGTGATGGACACGAGGCCCGTCGTGTATTTCATGATCCGGACGAAGGGGATCTTGGTGTCAGGCTTGATCCAGTGCATGCTCATGCCGTTTGTGTCTCCCCGCGGTTGCCGCGCGTTAGATGCTGAGCTTCGTGATCTTGCGGGTCATGGTGACCCAGTCGAAGATCACGCGCGTGACGACGACCGCCGTGAAGAGGCTGATCGCCAGGCCGACGAAGAGCGTCACGCCGAAGCCCTTGACCGGACCGGAGCCGGCGAAGTAGAGCACCACGGCCGTGAGCATCGCCGTCACGTGGGTGTCGAGGATCGTGACGAAGGCCCGGGCATAGCCGGTCTCGATGGCCGCGCGGATCGCGCGCCCGCCGCGCAGCTCCTCGCGGATGCGCTCGAAGATCAGCACGTTCGCGTCGACCGCGATGCCGAGCGTCAGCACGATGCCGGCGATGCCGGGCATGGTCAGCGAGGCGCGCAGCGCCGCCAGCGAGGCCAGCAGCAGCGTGAGGTTGACCAGCAGCGCGAAGTCCGCGACGAGGCCCGAGAGGCCGTAGTAGATGGCCATGAAGACCATGACCAGCAGGCAGCCGACCACCGTCGAGATGATGCCCTTGCGGATCAGGTCCGCGCCGAGGGAGGGGCCGACGCTGCGGTTCTCGAGGATCTCGACCGGGGCCGGCAGGCTGCCCGCCCGCAGGACGATCGCCAGGTCGGTCGCCTCCTCGACCGTGAAGCGCCCCGTGATCTGGGCGCGGCCGCCCGTGATCTTCTCCTGGATCACCGGCGCCGAGTAGACGTTGTCGTCGAGCACGATCGCCAGGCGCTTGCCGACGTTCTCCTCGGTGACGAGGGCGAAGGTGCGCGCGCCGCGGTTGTTGAAGCTCATCGAGACCGCCGGGCCCTTGCCCGAGGAGCCGGAGAGGTCGACCTTGGCGTCGTTGAGGTCGGTCCCGGTCAGGATCACCCGCTTCTGCACCAGGTACGGCGTGCGGCTGGTGCGGCCGGTCGACGGGTCCTTGTCCTGCTGGTAGAGGATCTGGCTCCCCGGCGGGACGTTGCCCTTGAGCGCCTCCTCGAGGCTGTTGGTCTCGTCCAGCAGCTTGAACTCCAGCAGCGCGGTCTTGCCGATCAGCTCGATGGCGCGGCGCGGGTCGCTCACGCCGGGCAGCTCCACCAGGATGCGGTTGGTCCCCTGCTTGACGACCGTCGTCTCCGAGACGCCGAACTGGTCGATGCGGTTGCGGATGGTCTCGAGCCCCTGGTCGACGGCGAAGGTGCGGATGCGGTCGACCTCGGCCGAGCGCATCGTCAGCCGGATCTCGTCGGCCGCGTCCTTGTCGATCTGGAACGTGGGGTACTCGTCGAGCTCGACCCTGATCTTGTCGCGCGAGCTCTCGGGGGACGGCACGAGCACGATCGTCGTCAACCCCTCGCGCCGCACGGTGCCGACGCCCAGGCGCTTGCGCCGGAAGGTGTCGCGCAGCTCGTTGGCGACGCGCTCGGTCGCGTTCTCGACCGCCTTGTCGATCTCCACGCCGAGGACCAGGTGCACGCCGCCCTTGAGGTCCAGCCCGAGCCGGAGCCTCTGCACCGGCACCACCTTGGTCCACCAGGCCGGCATCTCGCCGAGCAGCGTCGGCGCCAGGCAGAGCGCACCCGCCACCAGCGTGGCCACGATGATCCAGAACCGCATTCTCAACGCCTTCGGCATCCTCACTCCCCCCTGGAAGAACCCGAGCCGCGCCCGGGCCGCCCGCTAGACCCCGATGTCCTCGGTGACCTTGTCGGCGACCGACCAGCGGCTGATCTTGAGCCGGACCCGCTTCTCGTCGTCAACCTGCAGCACAACGGCCTTCTCGTTGAGCTCGACAATCGTGCCGTAGATCCCGGCCTGGGTGAGCACCTTGTCGCCCCGCTGCAGGTTGCGCAGCATCTCCTGCTGCTGCTTCTGCTTCTTCTGCTGCGGCCGCATGATGAGCAGGTAGATGATCGCGAAGATGATGATCATCATTCCGAACGGCCCGAGGAGGAACCCCACGAGTCCACCCGGCCCCTGCTGCTGCGGCGCGCCGGCCGCCTGCTGTGCCCAGGCGCTGGCCACGCTCACGATCGCTGTCGACATACGCTCTCCCTTCCCTGCCCCGTTTCCCTACGCTTGTGCGGCGTGCCCCGCGCGGAACGCGTCGCGGAACTCCCGCCACCGGCCGGCCGCCACCGCCGCGCGTGCGCCCGCCATGAGCCGTTGATAATACGACAGGTTGTGGATCGTGTTCAACCGCAAACCGAGCGTCTCGCGCGAGAGCGCCAGGTGCCGCAGGTAGGCGCGGCTGTACGAGCGGCAGGTCGCGCAGGGGCAGTCCGCCTCGATCGGGGCGGCGTCGCCGGCGTGCGCGGCGTTGCGGATGTTCACGGGCCCGGCGGCCGTGAAGAGCGTGCCGTTGCGGGCGTTGCGCGTCGGCATCACGCAGTCGAAGAAGTCGATGCCGCGGTCGACGCACTCCACGAGATCGACCGGCGTGCCGACCCCCATGAGGTAGCGCGGGCGCCCGGCCGGAAGGTGCGGCGCGGTCGCGCCGACGAGGTCGTACATCATCGCCGGGGGCTCGCCGACGGAGAAGCCGCCGAGCGCGTAGCCGGGGAAGTCGATCGCGAGCAGCCCCTCGAGCGAGCGCAGCCGCAGCTCGGGCCAGGCGCCGCCCTGGACGATGCCGAAGAGCGCGTTCGCGCCGCGCCACGCCGCCTTGCAGCGGGCCGCCCAGGCGCGCGTCAGCTCGAGCGATCGCTCGGCCTGCTCGCGCGTGGCCGGGTACGGCAGGCACTCGTCGAGCACCATCATGATGTCCGAGCCCAGCGCCTCCTGGATCGCGACCGCCGACTCCGGCGAGAGAAAGCGCATGGACCCGTCGAGGTGCGAGCGAAAGTGCACCCCCTCGGGGGTCACCGTGCGCAGCTCGCTGAGGCTGAAGACCTGGAAGCCGCCGCTGTCGGTGAGGATCGGACCGTCCCAGTGCGTGAAGCGGTGCAGTCCGCCGAGGGCGCGCACCTGCTCCTCGCCAGGGCGCAGGTGCAGGTGGTAGGTGTTCGCGAGGATCGCCTGCGCCCCGCAGTCGCGCACCTCCTCCGGGGTGACGGTCTTGACGGCGCCGTAGGTCCCGACGGGAAGGAACGCGGGCGTGTCGAACGCGCCGTGAGCCGTGTGCACGCGCCCGAGGCGGGGCCCGGACGCGCCGCCGGAGATCAGCTCGAAGCGGAAGTCAGCCATCGCGCGGATGATATCAGACGAACCCGCCAGACAGGTTCGCAGAACGCGCCGTGACCCGGGGCGACCGGGCCGATTCCGCTCCGATTTCGCGTCCCGGCAAGGCAGCGGGCTCGGGCGCGCCGCACCACCCCCACACGCGGCACAACTGCGCGCGGGGGCAACGACCGCACCGCCGCCGGGGCGCGAAAGCGCGCGGAAGCGGCCCGGTCGATTCACCGAATAAGCATGGCGTCGCCGTAGCTGTAGAAGCGGTAGCGCTCGCGGATCGCCTCCGCGTAGGCCGCCAGCAGGCGTTCGCGGCCGGCGAACGCCGCGGCGAGCACGAAGAGGCTGGACTTCGGCAGGTGGAAGTTCGTGATCAGGGCGTCGACGGCCCGGAAGCGGTGCCCCGGGCGGATGTAAAGGTCCACCGCCCGGGTGCCCGGGGCGACGCCGCCCTTTCCGTCCGCGAACGCCTCCAGCGTCCGCGTCACGGTCGTCCCCACGG
This window encodes:
- the tgt gene encoding tRNA guanosine(34) transglycosylase Tgt, with the translated sequence MADFRFELISGGASGPRLGRVHTAHGAFDTPAFLPVGTYGAVKTVTPEEVRDCGAQAILANTYHLHLRPGEEQVRALGGLHRFTHWDGPILTDSGGFQVFSLSELRTVTPEGVHFRSHLDGSMRFLSPESAVAIQEALGSDIMMVLDECLPYPATREQAERSLELTRAWAARCKAAWRGANALFGIVQGGAWPELRLRSLEGLLAIDFPGYALGGFSVGEPPAMMYDLVGATAPHLPAGRPRYLMGVGTPVDLVECVDRGIDFFDCVMPTRNARNGTLFTAAGPVNIRNAAHAGDAAPIEADCPCATCRSYSRAYLRHLALSRETLGLRLNTIHNLSYYQRLMAGARAAVAAGRWREFRDAFRAGHAAQA
- the yajC gene encoding preprotein translocase subunit YajC yields the protein MSTAIVSVASAWAQQAAGAPQQQGPGGLVGFLLGPFGMMIIIFAIIYLLIMRPQQKKQKQQQEMLRNLQRGDKVLTQAGIYGTIVELNEKAVVLQVDDEKRVRLKISRWSVADKVTEDIGV
- a CDS encoding RNA methyltransferase; this translates as MAGGVRAAPPPPRGLLSRVAIVLVEPREPGNIGAAARAMANMGLSRLVLVRPVDFLVPDAYRMALAAKPILEGAVVADDLGAALAGFGFVAGTTRRGGSGRRGRVTPRALAAEVCGLEGSDEAALLFGREDSGLTNEELQYCQRLVTIPSSAGFGSLNLAQSVLVLAYELFLATGAADGPPSGRRRATTVELESLYGHMERVLLEIGYLHADNPARMMRVFRRLIGRAGPDEREVRALRGIFRQVGWYAGRRGERPAPAEPGADD
- the secF gene encoding protein translocase subunit SecF, with amino-acid sequence MSMHWIKPDTKIPFVRIMKYTTGLVSITAILLAVLALVRHGGLIYGIDFKGGSNVELKFKQPVEIDAVRGGLDTVGLGKSEIKYFGDRQSVLLATEMSTTDVKGVEAEVRKALDGKFGAGAYEIQRVEMVGPKVGADLRAQAFWAVMVSLVLILGYITWRFEFKFALGAIVATTHDVVIALGLFTLLGKTFTLPVLAAILTIAGYSTNDTIVVFDRIRENLRRGARQTLGDTIDLSINETLSRTVLTALTVVIVLVALYVYGGEIIRDFAWVMLLGVLIGTYSSIFVASPIVLLWQGKGIRLRK
- the secD gene encoding protein translocase subunit SecD; translation: MRFWIIVATLVAGALCLAPTLLGEMPAWWTKVVPVQRLRLGLDLKGGVHLVLGVEIDKAVENATERVANELRDTFRRKRLGVGTVRREGLTTIVLVPSPESSRDKIRVELDEYPTFQIDKDAADEIRLTMRSAEVDRIRTFAVDQGLETIRNRIDQFGVSETTVVKQGTNRILVELPGVSDPRRAIELIGKTALLEFKLLDETNSLEEALKGNVPPGSQILYQQDKDPSTGRTSRTPYLVQKRVILTGTDLNDAKVDLSGSSGKGPAVSMSFNNRGARTFALVTEENVGKRLAIVLDDNVYSAPVIQEKITGGRAQITGRFTVEEATDLAIVLRAGSLPAPVEILENRSVGPSLGADLIRKGIISTVVGCLLVMVFMAIYYGLSGLVADFALLVNLTLLLASLAALRASLTMPGIAGIVLTLGIAVDANVLIFERIREELRGGRAIRAAIETGYARAFVTILDTHVTAMLTAVVLYFAGSGPVKGFGVTLFVGLAISLFTAVVVTRVIFDWVTMTRKITKLSI